Genomic window (Phragmites australis chromosome 5, lpPhrAust1.1, whole genome shotgun sequence):
AAGGTAAGGGAATTTAAGACCctatcatatatgcatgtgtgtgtgaattttataccttacCATAAAAAAGAACAACCTCCCAcggtgttaaaatttcagctcaaaaagaaaaacgaaaatcaacacaaTAGAGAAAAaccttgcacacaaggcaaggaaaccaagagagggaaactagaagaaggggaattcaagcatatataACAAATTTGCACGACTTGGTCCTCCTTGACACAAGCTTTACGATCATGCCACGTACTCCTTTAGTTCTCatacagttttgaggccaaactgcgaaaccctagcatgcttttCAAAGCgggactagccgccacttgcttccacctaaagtaagcgctctgatgatgacgCGTCTtttcatcttgcgatcttgatcgccgGCAACTCTCTTCCGCTCCCGATCCTAAGAGCTACCTTGTCACTTACATCGGCATCCcattcgtttgactttgtcaacacgccgtcttcatcgtccttttcatactttgcttgatttTCATGTGTACacctaggatcacccttgacttcgtccGGCCCTCTTTGATCGTTTGCAGAaaatgtgaacatcggatgtttcggtatgttctgctcctaaacactggaccatccggtgagtgtagcgCTATCTGTTTCAGGAAAATTTTGATCTCTACAAGAAAAGTCTCGGTGAAAATTTTCgctgatctcatatccatcactggataatttggcgtgtgccaatccaccgaaccacccttctgcaattTCTTTGCAACAAAAGGTCTGACGCATTCTCCGGTGTTTACAAactcaacaccggactatccagcgtGTATAATCAAACTTGGTGCTAAAAATCTACTTTCTGCAAAAAATACTACAACGCTCTCTAagtctatcaccggaccatccagtgtttgcTTCAATTTCTGCTTCAGTATTGAAAATGCTTTggtgctcacttcaccgtaATACCGGACTATTTGATGTGGTCAAAAAcccacacaccggatgttccggtgaggcATAATTTTTTAGACTCTGAAACAGTCTGCTCCAgttcaaactttggttagctATAAACAAGATCATGCCAActaaaatcatttcaaatctaacattttcaatgactcatcacatgcaaatcaaaacacatttcaacttggtttctcatctTGTCGGTGCAGAGATCGAAAGTTGTAgttatattatttaaaaaagttTAGCTTCATATGCTTCTACTGTGTCTACTATAGATGCTCGGTGTTTACATTTCAGTGAGGTGCGATGTCTGACTGCAATGATCATGCGCGTTTAATCCAAAAACGAAAGATCATGTGGGAAATTCTGGTTTATTTCTCTCTTGGTGAGGAACTGAGTGGGATGAGAAAACGTCCTTTTTTAATTAGACTGGCTAACTGATTTTTGTTCTCCCTATCACACTGAGCTTTTTATGTGAAGTCTCCGTAcgcagaaaaaagaagaagattccCATTGAATTTGTGGACCATTGGCTCACTCAAATTTTTTCTTGAGAGAATCAGTAGATGTTGGACGGTGCTTGATGTGTTGTAGGTGTAATAGATTATCGGCTTGAATATTCATGAGCATCTGGTTTGTGTTCATAGACTACTAGGGTGGGTCTGAACCATAATGCCATATTTCGACTTAGCAGTCAATAGTCAATTTGGTGGAAATGTAGAGGTGAGTTCATGTTTATTGCTTCCAGTACTCTTTGTCGGTAGTTCATTTTTAGTTATATTTACTTTTTGTTGCTAGCTTCCTGATGCTGGCTTCCAGAACACTCTGGCTTACTGTGATTGGTCTTCTCTTGATTCAGAATGTTTTTCCCTGGTTGTCCATATCATAACTGAATCTATTATACTGATTCGGGGCCGCTTTACAGTTCTATTCTGCTGTAATTACTGATtttctatttattatttatcaccCGTAACATGGACCAATTGAGGGTGCTAATATATGCATAATGGTTTCTTGCAATGAGGCATTAACACTTCGGTTTCTGTTAGCAGTATCATATTTACCGACCTTCAATTGTTGCACCATTCATCCTGCAGGGTGTTGAGCATCCCAGATGTTCCCAGTACTGTCCTTCAAGCTACGCAGAATTCATGCAATGTATTTGTTGTGTCCAAACGAAAATTAATTATGAAACTCACAAGATATCCTCAGACGGGCGGTGTGTTCTGAGTCCTTACAGTTATTTCTATTCTATCCTATATATAGTACCTTGAAGCCTTGTTTTCTTTTGCTTGTTTTATATGCTCATTTTGTCTTAGGATATTCATTTTGCAGAGTCTAGCTCACACTTGAGGATCGAGTCGATTAGTCATGAAGCATTTGCACAAACACATAGGACTTTGTTGTTTGACAACTTTACTGATGATGAGACATATTCAGATTCATTCTCCCAAGTCTACAGCTCTTATAGTGCTTCTAACGCTGTTCCAAGTTCAGAAAGTTGCGAACAAGTCGTCTCAGGAAGTACTGGTGTAAATGAATCAGGAACAGAAGGAAATAAAAGCTATGATGCTCTGAGCTCCCTGGGGGAAGCTCCTTATTCTGCCTCGAACTCGAGCGAAGAGGTCAGATCTATCGTTCACTCTTAGAATGTTTGGCTAGTATTTGCATTCAGATGAACTATGGTAAATTGTGCTCTTTGCGCTTATGCGCAATTTCAGATGTACTTGCTTCCAGGAAATGCTAAACATGTTTTCCTACAGTGTCAATCTATAGATGAAGTAGCAAAACTGAGGAAGGAGTTACGAGAAACCTTAGTCACGTATGATAAAGCCTGTGAAGATCTGGTACATGCTAAGAAAAAGGTTTAAATTTCTTCTGCAGCTTTTGGGTATCTTCAGAACTTACTGCCAGTCTGCCACTATATGGTCATGTTAGTCCCGTAGTTGACCGTTTTATGCTCTGCATTAATCTCCCCCAAAATAACTTAAGCTGTATTCTCAACAGGCTACTCCTAACTGTAATTCATTATATTTTTACATGGTTAAGATCCGTGTTGTCTTGATGTCACACAGATTCAGGTACTCTCTACCGAGTGTTCTGAAGAAGCAAGGAAGGTGGAGCATGCACTAGAGTGGGAGGAAGCTTTGAAGCAGGTAGTAGCAGATGAGAAGGCAAAACAGCTGGAGGTCATCAACCAAGTTGAGAAGGCTAAAAGATCATTCACCCGAGAGGCTTATTCAAGGCACAAGGCAGAAATGGCTGCTACCATGATCTCTGTGGATAAGGCAGAGATCGTGGACGCTATTTTGTCAAAGAGCAAGAGATGTAGGCGGTATTCGAAAAAAGATATAGAGCTTGCCACTGATAACTTCTCTGAAGAAAGGAAGATTGGTGAGGGGGGTTATGGGTATGTGTACAGGTGCACCCTTGATCACACTGAAGTAGCTGTCAAGGTCATTCAGCAAGATTCCATTGACAAAACTGATGAGTTCCTGAAGGAGGTAATCATGGTGTATAGCATAATTCATACATATGCATAGAGCATTAAGCCATTAACGCTATTGATTTTTCTTATGAACGAGATGTTGTCTAAAGCAATTCGATTGTGCGGTTTTTTGCAGGTTGAGATTCTCAGCCGACTTCAGCATCCCAACCTGGTTTTGTTGCTTGGTTTCTGTCCAGAAATCGGCTGCCTCGTGTACGAATACCTGAAGAATGGAAGCCTAGAAGACCAGCTCTTCAACAACAAAGGACAACAACCATTGCATTGGTTCCTCCGGTTCCATATCATCTTTGAAGTATCTTGCGGCCTTGCTTTCTTGCATTCAAGAAACCCAGAGCCCATAGTCCACCGTGACCTGAAACCCGCAAACATCTTATTGGACAAGAACTACGTTGGTAAAATCGGCGACGTCGGTTTCGCAAAGCTCATATCAGATCTTGTGCCTGATTGGCAAACGGAGTACAGAGAGACGATCGTCGCCGGCACCCTGTATTACATGGACCCTGAGTACCAGCAGACCGGGACCGTTCGGCCGAAATCGGACGTGTTTGCCCTCGGAGTCGTCATCCTGCAGCTCCTGACTGGAAGGCGCCCAAATGGGCTCATTGTGAGCGCAGAAAACGCTATAAGAAATGGGAGGCTTCCTGATATTCTCGCCAAATTTCAGACTGATTGGCCAGCTGCTGAGGCAGAGATGTTAACGAAGCTCGGGTTGAGATGCACGGCCTTGAAATGCAGGGATAGGCCTGATCTTGAATCAGAGGTGCTGCCGAAGCTCGATGAGATTCTGCATAGGATTACTTCTGCTGTCACTTTGAGAAATCCAATGTTGAGTGTACCAAGCCACTTCATCTGCCCTATAACACAGGTAAGTCCTCTGCAACTTGACTGCATCTGCTTTGGTTCTCTTCCCCTTTAGGTTTACTGAAAAATCAAAGAATTTCGACGCAGGAGTTAATGGAGGATCCTCATGTCGCTGCTGATGGTCACACTTACGAGCACTACGCGATCAGAGCTTGGCTCAAGAGGCACAAGACATCGCCTGTTACGAGGTGCAAGCTTCCGCATTCATCCATAATCCCGAACCATTCGTTGCGTGCCACGATACAGCAGTGGAAGTCACAGTTATCAGCTCAGGCAAAGGCATGAAAT
Coding sequences:
- the LOC133918636 gene encoding U-box domain-containing protein 34-like; its protein translation is MASGGPQPDVAVAVRPGGSGSSLAARWVAAATPCDGRAATIAVVHVIPPLSYVPSPTGERVPVALVGREAAKAYARDRRARAEEALLPFRRLCGRANVTAEAVVVERDGVAEALLRYAQDSGVRSLVLGSASFRWFRRVLSIPDVPSTVLQATQNSCNVFVVSKRKLIMKLTRYPQTGESSSHLRIESISHEAFAQTHRTLLFDNFTDDETYSDSFSQVYSSYSASNAVPSSESCEQVVSGSTGVNESGTEGNKSYDALSSLGEAPYSASNSSEECQSIDEVAKLRKELRETLVTYDKACEDLVHAKKKIQVLSTECSEEARKVEHALEWEEALKQVVADEKAKQLEVINQVEKAKRSFTREAYSRHKAEMAATMISVDKAEIVDAILSKSKRCRRYSKKDIELATDNFSEERKIGEGGYGYVYRCTLDHTEVAVKVIQQDSIDKTDEFLKEVEILSRLQHPNLVLLLGFCPEIGCLVYEYLKNGSLEDQLFNNKGQQPLHWFLRFHIIFEVSCGLAFLHSRNPEPIVHRDLKPANILLDKNYVGKIGDVGFAKLISDLVPDWQTEYRETIVAGTLYYMDPEYQQTGTVRPKSDVFALGVVILQLLTGRRPNGLIVSAENAIRNGRLPDILAKFQTDWPAAEAEMLTKLGLRCTALKCRDRPDLESEVLPKLDEILHRITSAVTLRNPMLSVPSHFICPITQELMEDPHVAADGHTYEHYAIRAWLKRHKTSPVTRCKLPHSSIIPNHSLRATIQQWKSQLSAQAKA